Part of the Esox lucius isolate fEsoLuc1 chromosome 25, fEsoLuc1.pri, whole genome shotgun sequence genome, cttacaatgtgatttttctggatatctttttctcattttgtctctcatagttgaagtgtacctatgatgaaaattacaggcctctctaaTCTTTTcaaagtgggagaacttgcacaattggtggctgactaaatacttttttgccccactgtaggttTCTAAAAACAGTGGAACTAACTTACACGGATCTCTGAATTCTGTTCTGATTTAATGTTTCTAGTCGGACAAAGTGAAGCAGTGATTACAGCTTCAAAGACCGACCAATATTTAGTAACAGTTATAGCGCTATACTAACTAGGTAATTGCATAAAGGCATAGCGACATACCTCTGCTGCGCGAAGTCGACTACTGATCTTGGAACTCCAGCCCCGTTTTGCGTATATTCAAATAACTCCAGTACTTTAATGACGCTAATTAAAATACAGTTGCTAAAAGCTCTGCGTAGTGGAAATTGTCCTTGATAATAGTTTACTGTAACCGTTACCTTATGAATCAAAGTTCAGTAATGCTGCAACTTTAAACAGCTCAGTGAGTACAAATCTAACTTCCGGGGTCTGGAAACCATTGGCGTACAGCCAACCAGCGATCGAGACGTCATCGAACCTAAGCAGGGTAGAGTTCGAAATGATCAACATAACGGCGTTGTCACCGTGAACTcagggaaaatgttttttattccaAATGGCATCCGATTCTCTACACTGGATATGTAGAAAAGTATCTAACCATTTTAACATCTAGAACGAATATATTGCATTAATAAGACTTCGCTGCACAAATAAGACATTAAATGACACAGACCagatacacccacacacctgcCAATCAGAACGTCATACACGTGACTGTCTTATTATACGCAAAAGGACTCTCTGGGGTGTGAAAATGTACTGCCATTCAAAATCGAATTTCCCTACCCCCAACTCATTAGGGGCAGGGAAATCCAATCTAAACCCAAAATTCATAACCCTCATATTAACCATAAACCCAAACCAGCATTTGTTTTGCAGACCAACCAAATGACTTCACTTCACCAGTATCATTGTGCACATATGACAATAACAGACACGCAAAGAAACAGTCAAACCACATAAAgcgatgtatatatgtttatttagtagtatttttgtattttggaaAAGTGCATAGTTGAAGCCCTTTTTGTCCTGCCTCAGTGGTCTGTTAGTAATGAGTGTTGTTAATAGAGGCCTCTGTCCACCAATCACAGGTGATGAccaaaatggcacactattcccctCATAGTGCACTGCTCAGTGACCTGCTTTTTCCCCCTTAAGCCTACTGTGGTTTTGGATAGGCGCAGAGACCACATTCACTACATTACTAAGGAAGTGCCCCATGTAATCAGAACCCAACTGTAAATCTGACATGGGTACAGAGTGAATGTTGTTTTTAGCTGGTCAAAAGCAGTTTATTATAACAAAAGAATAGGGTGACTTATCGGCATGATGTCCTAACAGGTTAAAACAGCCCAGGGTAAGGCCAGACAAAACAGAGGCCCCTGTTGTAACAGCCCAGGGTAAGGCCAGACGAAATAGAGGCCCCTGTTGTAACAGCCCAGGGAAAGGCCAGATCGAAACAGAGGCCCCTGTTGTAACAGCCCAGGGAAAGGCCAGACGAAACAGAGGCCCCTGTTGTAACAGCCCAGGGAAAGGCCAGACGAAACAGAGGCCCCTGTTGTAACAGCCCAGGGAAAGGCCAGACGAAACAGAGGCCCCTGTTGTAACAGCCCAGGGAAAGGCCAGACAAAACAGAGGCCCCTGTTGTAACAGCCCAGGGAAAGGCCAGATGAAACAGAGGTCTCTGTTAGAAACACCATCCCTAGAACCACCCGACAGAAACATAAGAAAACACACTAACAAAGTGCCATAAGTAATATTGAAAGTACTTTAGAGTCATTTAAAGCTagacaacacagtatttctCTCTCAATAGAGATGTATAAATACAGGTTTGGACACATTAAGTGGAGGTGTCCAGTGTTTTATCTGGCCCCGTAGAACCTCAGTTGATCAGTGGTTTTCAGACCGTTTCTCAGTCGCCACAGATGTCCCATTTAGCTGTTGCAGCCCTAAACCAGCTCACCGGAATCACTAGTTAGCTGCGTGTCGATCAGCAGACAGTGTGAATCAGctttgaaataaatcaaatacatAGAACAGATGGAGGTCCCAGATTTGAGGTCTCAGAACCACTGCACAGTACAACTATGAGAGAAGAGACCACAGTCCAGTCTGCTAAGTTGTCAGCAGAGGTCCCAAATCACAGCCACTCCCCATCTAGAGCCCTGCTCTGATCAGAGCCAAGGTGAGAACAAGTCCACTACGACACCTATCGTGATTCTCCAGGAAATCATCACCGGCGCTATTTACTTGCTGTGCGTCAAGCGGTTAAATAACCAGACTTCACTCGAATGATGTCCATCGTCCACCACAACTAAGTCTGTAAATCAACAGAGTGAAAGGGACTTGCTCCCCTTCTCTCAGAGacgtagggtgccattttggacacacaCGGTTGCCTTGTCCGTCACGTTAATCAGAATTAGCAGCTGGGGGTCGGTTAATATAAAAAGATTGGTTCCTTAAAACTGTATACAGGCTTTAAAACCAACCgtaaaaaatataaacctgCCCGAATTGGGAACACACAATCAACATTACAACATCAGAACAGACTCCTCACTACAACATACCCTACACACAGGATCACAAAGGAACGTTTGTTGTAAATCTAAAGAGCCTCCGTAGATTTAGGTAAACTTCTAGAGCATTCCATCTGCCATGTCACCAGCCAACCATGGAACATGCGGCATCACAACTACAGCACTGGCCCCTCCCACCCAGCATCTCCTCCAATCAGAACCCATTCCTTCCAACTATCTCACTTTGGCTCGATCAGGGGCTGTACCATATGTATCAAAGGACTCAGAATTAAGGCTGATCTGGGATCAGTTTGGCCTTTTGGATCACAATGAATAAGGATAGCGTGGACTGTGGACACTGAACTTAGATCAGAGAGGACCCATGGATTAGCAAAATATCTTGCAGATTTGCGGTTTTTACTACTTTTGTGATTGTTTAAAAACAAGTTTAAAATGGCATGGTCTAATTAACttgatgaaaaagaaaacatacatgcAGTGAGGTTCAGTTATTGTAATGAAGATAATTATTTTTGGCACTTAATAAAATGTAGCTGACTAACCTATTCATCTTGTTCTATGTCAAAGACCCAGGACCAGTCCCACTTTAATTAACAAACCAGACGGCACTATACAGAGGCTGCTCAACCAGGCATCTTCCTGGTTAGGGTTAAAGGGGCAATCTGAGACCAGTACATCCATACAGTGGCAGGGtgagcattgtgttaatgtCTGAGCTGCAGACTGCCCCTTTAAGATCCCCAGGGCAGCGACTGGTAGGGCAGACAGCCAATGAgctaccatcatcatcatcatcatcaccaccaccagcaccaggTCCTAAATGGTAACATCTGTGACTGGCAGTAGAACAGACCAGGGCCCAATGAGCAGGCCCCGGTTAAGGGGACAGGAAGTGAAACAGGAAACACTCCCTAACAGCACCCTGCACAGTGCACGGACCCCTGGGCTGGAGGAGTGCATGGTGTAGGGAACAGGCTGCCATTGGGGTCGCTGGGCGCACACGGTCAGAGGTGGCATGTTGTATTTTGGGTTCCCTGGTACCACCGTGGAACAGCAGAGCGTCCAGTGGAGATGGTGGTAGTCCGGTAGAAAAACTGGTTCCGTCAGGCTGGTTCTGCTGCTAATCCACTGGTGGTGCTGGAGGCCCGCGGTCACGGTTCTGTCAACACCGGGGAACCACAGTCAGTAAGAACACAggaaccccccctcccctccagcCCCTCCCCCCGTCATACATACGTTGTGGGGTCCAGTAGGTTTGCCGGAGGCTGCAGTGGGTCCTCTAAGGCTTCTGGGTCGGAGCAAGAAGAGGATGAGAGCCAACACCATCCAGCCCATCAGAACCATGGGCAGCGTCAggtctccacctccacctcccacTGACCCATTGGGACCGGGCACTGGGGGGGGCAGACACACATCACTTGGTTCATTTCTCTAAGATGTTGCAGGAAAAAAAGAGGGGCCCATTGAGAGGCCCAGTGTGAGCCTGaactgagagtgtgtgtgtgtgtgtgtgtacatactgtCTTGAAGACATTCTGTATCAGTACAGTAGGACTGGGACTGGCGCAGCTGGGTGAAGGGGGAAGAAGACCggagtagagagagacacagtaGGGAGAACATGAGTTTACAGACAGACTTGTGGTCAATCAGTAATTCCAACATTCCAGTTGTTATCTAATGGAATTCCTCTGGCAGCTGTTGCCCTCTTCAGGTCAGAGGGAGAAATACAGGAAGCACAACCTTCTATGGAGACCCAGTGTCTGGACACCATGTTGATCACTAGACCTTAAAACCCCTGACAATACACTGATGTCCTGACGCCGCTCACACATC contains:
- the smim14 gene encoding small integral membrane protein 14 isoform X2, giving the protein MAEGGFDPCECICSHEHAMRRLINLLRQSQSYCTDTECLQDMPGPNGSVGGGGGDLTLPMVLMGWMVLALILFLLRPRSLRGPTAASGKPTGPHNNRDRGPPAPPVD
- the smim14 gene encoding small integral membrane protein 14 isoform X1; its protein translation is MSTWFNLRMINRVAINRVIGMAEGGFDPCECICSHEHAMRRLINLLRQSQSYCTDTECLQDMPGPNGSVGGGGGDLTLPMVLMGWMVLALILFLLRPRSLRGPTAASGKPTGPHNNRDRGPPAPPVD